A portion of the Acidobacteriaceae bacterium genome contains these proteins:
- a CDS encoding type II secretion system protein — MTSVSKRTLRHANEAGFTLIELLIVMSVILILMTLAVPAMQKTIKRANETSAINSLRTLNQMEGQYNSTYPTHGFSCSLTTLGGKTGTTPSPEAAQLIPDDLASGSKAGYTFTISNCAKTTINNQDQYNSYQITAVPNSVGHSGDRGFCTDENAQIHYDPKGGTNCTELLQ, encoded by the coding sequence ATGACCTCCGTATCCAAGCGCACGCTGCGCCACGCAAATGAAGCCGGTTTCACCCTGATCGAACTCCTGATCGTGATGTCGGTCATCCTTATTCTGATGACCCTGGCCGTCCCGGCCATGCAGAAGACGATCAAGCGCGCCAACGAAACTTCGGCGATCAACAGCCTGCGTACGCTGAACCAGATGGAAGGTCAGTACAACTCGACCTACCCGACGCACGGCTTCTCCTGCTCGCTGACTACGCTTGGCGGCAAAACCGGCACCACGCCCTCTCCGGAAGCGGCGCAGCTTATTCCGGACGATCTTGCTTCGGGCTCCAAGGCTGGCTACACCTTCACCATTTCGAACTGCGCGAAGACCACCATCAACAATCAGGACCAGTACAACAGCTACCAGATCACCGCCGTGCCCAACTCCGTTGGCCACTCCGGCGACCGTGGCTTCTGCACCGACGAGAACGCGCAGATTCACTACGACCCCAAGGGCGGCACCAACTGCACAGAACTGCTGCAGTAA
- a CDS encoding outer membrane lipoprotein carrier protein LolA, whose protein sequence is MLFRQLPAALLFTASALTATAQTPSAQDLAHKVDAHYNHLRSLETRYTERYRGLGLDRTETGTLLLRKPGRMRWSYDSPRGKVFVLDGKFAVSWTPGDSQADRIPVKKLDDLHSPLRFLLGHTELSKELDHLTLTPVSAGHFTLSGTPKGMANRLRSIALTVDANGTILAMRMEETDGASTDFTFANMRENVPTKDADFSFTPPAGVTIVDGASPI, encoded by the coding sequence ATGCTCTTCCGCCAACTTCCCGCTGCCCTCCTCTTCACGGCGTCTGCCCTCACCGCTACCGCGCAGACGCCCTCCGCGCAGGACCTCGCCCACAAGGTCGACGCGCACTATAACCATCTGCGTTCGCTCGAAACCCGCTATACCGAGCGTTACCGCGGCCTCGGCCTTGACCGCACCGAGACTGGAACGCTGTTGCTCCGCAAACCCGGACGCATGCGCTGGAGCTATGACTCGCCACGCGGCAAAGTCTTCGTCCTCGACGGCAAATTTGCCGTCTCCTGGACCCCCGGAGACTCCCAGGCCGACCGTATCCCCGTAAAAAAGCTCGACGACCTGCACTCACCCCTGCGCTTTCTGCTCGGCCACACGGAGCTTTCGAAGGAACTCGATCACCTGACGCTCACCCCTGTCTCCGCTGGGCACTTCACCCTGAGCGGCACACCAAAGGGCATGGCCAACCGCCTGCGCTCGATCGCTCTCACCGTCGACGCCAATGGCACCATCCTTGCCATGCGGATGGAGGAGACCGACGGTGCGTCCACGGACTTCACCTTCGCGAACATGCGCGAAAACGTTCCTACCAAGGACGCGGATTTCAGCTTTACTCCACCCGCCGGTGTCACCATCGTCGACGGCGCCTCGCCGATCTAA